A section of the Anaerolineae bacterium genome encodes:
- the aroA gene encoding 3-phosphoshikimate 1-carboxyvinyltransferase, whose translation MDMPLTVFPAQAPLWGTLTLPGDKSLSHRAALFAALAEGESRVENFLLAGVTRPLLDALTALGVVWRWEGSTLTVVGRGLGGLRAPEVPLNCGNSATTMRLLAGVLAAAGLPAVLDGSPGLRRRPMRRVTEPLRHMGVPIEDTDGHAPLRLAARPEGEPLRAITYALPVASAQVKTALLLAALAARGRTLLREPGPSRDHTERLLAAMGAPLHRPDRYTVALEGPLHASLRPLRLTLPGDISSAAFLLVAALLVPGSRVRLRGVLLNPTRTGLLDALQAMGARVKTMPVGEVYGEPVGDLEVHYTSTLHGITVAGDLVVRMIDEFPAFAVLAAAAQGDTIVQDAGELRHKESDRISALVIQLRALGVAAEERPDGFVIHGSRHWRGGKVDAHGDHRLAMSLAVAGLAAREPVTVHGAESVAESFPTFVEALRSLGATLKED comes from the coding sequence ATGGACATGCCCCTGACCGTGTTCCCCGCTCAGGCCCCGCTCTGGGGCACCCTCACCCTGCCCGGCGACAAATCCCTTTCGCACCGGGCGGCCCTGTTCGCCGCCCTGGCCGAGGGGGAAAGCCGGGTGGAGAATTTTCTCTTGGCCGGCGTGACCCGCCCGCTGTTGGATGCGCTCACCGCTCTGGGGGTGGTGTGGCGCTGGGAAGGCTCCACCCTGACGGTGGTGGGCCGGGGGTTGGGTGGCCTGCGGGCGCCGGAGGTTCCTCTGAATTGCGGCAACTCGGCCACCACCATGCGTTTGTTGGCCGGGGTGCTGGCCGCCGCCGGGCTACCGGCGGTGTTGGACGGTTCGCCGGGCCTGCGCCGCCGGCCCATGCGCCGCGTGACCGAACCGCTGCGCCATATGGGCGTCCCTATTGAGGATACCGACGGCCATGCGCCGCTTCGCCTGGCCGCCCGCCCGGAGGGGGAGCCCCTGCGCGCCATCACTTACGCTTTGCCGGTGGCTTCGGCGCAGGTGAAAACGGCTCTGTTGCTGGCTGCTTTGGCCGCTCGGGGACGCACCCTCTTGCGGGAGCCCGGCCCTTCCCGCGACCACACCGAGCGTCTTCTGGCCGCCATGGGGGCGCCGTTGCACCGCCCGGACCGGTACACGGTGGCGCTCGAAGGCCCCCTGCACGCATCGCTGCGTCCCTTGCGCCTGACCTTGCCCGGCGACATCTCTTCAGCGGCGTTCTTGCTGGTCGCGGCGTTGCTGGTGCCCGGTTCCCGGGTGCGCCTGCGGGGTGTGTTGCTCAACCCCACCCGCACCGGCTTGCTGGACGCCCTGCAGGCCATGGGGGCCAGGGTGAAGACCATGCCTGTCGGTGAGGTGTACGGTGAACCTGTGGGCGACCTGGAGGTACACTACACCTCCACGCTTCACGGCATCACCGTGGCGGGGGATCTGGTGGTGCGCATGATCGACGAATTCCCGGCTTTTGCCGTGCTGGCTGCGGCGGCTCAGGGCGACACCATCGTCCAGGATGCGGGGGAACTGCGCCATAAGGAAAGCGATCGCATCAGCGCCCTGGTCATCCAACTGCGGGCGCTGGGGGTGGCGGCCGAAGAGCGTCCCGATGGCTTTGTCATTCACGGCAGCCGCCATTGGCGGGGTGGCAAGGTGGACGCCCATGGCGACCATCGCCTGGCTATGAGCCTAGCCGTGGCCGGGTTGGCCGCGCGGGAACCCGTGACCGTGCACGGCGCCGAAAGCGTGGCCGAATCTTTCCCCACCTTCGTCGAGGCGTTACGCTCCTTGGGGGCGACCCTGAAAGAGGATTGA